The sequence below is a genomic window from Streptosporangium lutulentum.
CCTCGGCCGCGTCGAAGACCGTGATCACACCGCCCCTGCGCCCAGGCATGAACCCCGAACTCACTTCTCACCCACCACTCTTCGCCGGTTTCGCGGGATGCTCGGCCACCGCCCGCCACGCGACGAGCCACCCCCGGCCCGAGGCCCGCTCATGAATCCCGCTGAACGGTGGCCCACAGGCCGTAGGAGTGCATGATCTGCACGTCGCGCTCCATCTCCTCGCGGGTACCGCTGGACACCACGGCCCTGCCCTTGTGATGCACGTCGAGCATCAGCTTCTCCGCCTTCTCCTTCGAGTAACCGAAGACGGATTGGAAGACATAGGTCACATAGGACATCAGGTTGACCGGGTCATTCCAGACAATCGTCAACCATGGCAGATCGGGCCGTACGTCGATTGACGGACGCTCGACCTCCGTTGGAGCGGTGCTACCCACGTTCACCAGTCTGCCCTACCCCGGCCTTAGTCTTCGACTCATGACGATGGCCATGAGCAGTGCGTTGCTTACTGATCACTATGAGCTGACGATGCTGGAGGCCTCCTTGCGCAGCGGGGCCGCATCACGGCGTGCGGTGTTCGAGGTGTTCGCCCGGCAGCTGCCCGGAGGGCGGCGATACGGGGTGGTCGCGGGGATCGGCCGCGTCCTTGAGGCATTGGAGCGCTTCCGCTTCGAGGACGAGGATCTCGCCTTCCTCCGGGACAACCAGGTGGTCGACGAACCCACCCTGGACTTTCTCGCCGGCTACCGGTTCTCCGGGCACGTGTACGGCTACGCCGAGGGCGAGTGCTACTTCCCCGGCTCCCCCATCATGACCGTGGAGGGTACGTTCGCCGAGGCCGTCCTGCTTGAGACGGTGATCCTGTCGGTCCTCAACCATGACTGCGCGATCGCCACCGCGGCCTCCCGGATGATCCGCGCCGCCGGATCCAGGCCGATCATCGAGATGGGCTCGCGGCGCACCCACGAGATGTCCGCCGTGGCGGCCGCCCGCGCCGCCTACCTGGCGGGGTTCTCCGCCACCTCCAACCTCATGGCCGGCCACGTGTACGGCGTGCCGACCACCGGGACCGCGGCCCACGCCTTCACGTTGCTGCACGACTCCGAGGAACAGGCCTTCCAGGCCCAGATCAACTCCCTCGGCGCCGGAACCACGCTGCTCGTGGACACCTACGACGTGGCGCAGGCCGTACGGACCGCGGTGGAGCTGGCAGGTCCCAACCTGGGCGCCGTCCGCCTCGACTCCGGCGACCTGGCCGAGGTCGCCCACGAGGTCCGTAAGCAACTCGACGCGCTGGGGGCGCACAAGACCCGGATCATCGTCACCAGCGACCTTGACGAGTACGCCATCGCGGCCCTGGCCTCCGCGCCCGTGGACGTCTACGGCGTCGGGACCTCGCTCGTCACCGGCTCCGGCTCACCCACGGCCGCGCTGGTCTACAAGCTCGTGGCCCGCGAGGACGCCGACGGGGTCATGCGGCCGGTCGCCAAGAAGTCGGTGGGCAAGCCCAGCAGGGGCGGTCGCAAGGACGCCTTCCGCAAGCTCGACGCCACGGGCACGGCGGTCACCGAACTGGTCACCGTCTCCGGCGACCGGCCCGCGGATGCCCGCCCGCTCCAGGTTCAGCTGGTCAAGGAGGGCGAGGTCGTCGGCAGGGAAAGACTGGAGGTGGCCCGCGGGCGGCACCGTGACGCGCTCGCCGAACTCCCGGCCACGGCCCATCAGCTATCCCGGGGTTACGCCGCCATCCCGACCGTGTTTGACTAGGGCCCGTGGCCACCGCATTGATCATCACCGATGTCCAGAACGACTTCTGCGAGGGCGGCAGCCTGGCGGTGGGAGGCGG
It includes:
- the clpS gene encoding ATP-dependent Clp protease adapter ClpS; protein product: MGSTAPTEVERPSIDVRPDLPWLTIVWNDPVNLMSYVTYVFQSVFGYSKEKAEKLMLDVHHKGRAVVSSGTREEMERDVQIMHSYGLWATVQRDS
- a CDS encoding nicotinate phosphoribosyltransferase; this translates as MTMAMSSALLTDHYELTMLEASLRSGAASRRAVFEVFARQLPGGRRYGVVAGIGRVLEALERFRFEDEDLAFLRDNQVVDEPTLDFLAGYRFSGHVYGYAEGECYFPGSPIMTVEGTFAEAVLLETVILSVLNHDCAIATAASRMIRAAGSRPIIEMGSRRTHEMSAVAAARAAYLAGFSATSNLMAGHVYGVPTTGTAAHAFTLLHDSEEQAFQAQINSLGAGTTLLVDTYDVAQAVRTAVELAGPNLGAVRLDSGDLAEVAHEVRKQLDALGAHKTRIIVTSDLDEYAIAALASAPVDVYGVGTSLVTGSGSPTAALVYKLVAREDADGVMRPVAKKSVGKPSRGGRKDAFRKLDATGTAVTELVTVSGDRPADARPLQVQLVKEGEVVGRERLEVARGRHRDALAELPATAHQLSRGYAAIPTVFD